GGGCTGGCTGCCCTCTACTACCAACGGTGCGAGGTCGGCGCGGGCAGCATATATGGCCGCAGTGAGTCCCGCCGGGCCGGATCCGAGGATGATTACCTTGCTGTGTTGTGTAGCCATGTGCAGTTCTTTTCCGTTTATTGTGGGCCGTGTTCAAGTCCGCGTACTGGCGGCAGGGTCGCGGTCGATGTATGAAGTTTGGCGGTGGTTTGCAAGCGGGAGAGCGTGGGTTGAAAGAGTTCAGTCACACAGATGAGAAGGGTCGCGTACGCATGGTCGACGTGTCGGGCAAGGACGCGACCCGGCGTGAGGCCGTAGCCGCGGCCGAACTGCAGATGCAGCCCTCCACCCTTGAACGCATACTCGCGGGCGATCTGCCCAAGGGCGACGTGCTCGCGGTGGCGCGCACTGCCGGCATCATGGCGGCCAAGCAGACCCACACGCTCATCCCCATGTGCCATCAGCTTGGACTCGATTCGGTTTCGGTTGATTTTGAGACCGACCCCGAACGGCCTGGCGTGCTGTGCCTGCAGGCAACGGCGGTGGTCAACGGGCGCACGGGGGTCGAAATGGAGGCCCTGCTTGCCGCCACCCTCGCGGGGCTTACGGTCTACGACATGTGCAAGGCCGTCGACCGCGGCATGGTGCTCGGAGAGGTTCGCCTGCTGGAGAAGAGCGGCGGGCGAAGCGGCCACTACCAGCGCGCCTGATTCCTGCTAGCCAGGAGTTTTTCCTTTCCATGACGACTCCAGTCTGGCCGCCACGGTGATGACCTTGCTGTAATTGATGTCCCGCACTGACGCGTTTTTGCTTTGCGGCAGGGGCAAGTGGGGTTAGTCTACGCTGGTGTCGCACGCGGCCCCAAAACACACCTGGCTCAACAGTGAGGCTCCGCGCGAACGCCTGCGGGAGGTAGGAGCCGCGGCGCTGAGCGACGGCGAGCTGCTGGCATTGTTGGCGGGAAGCGGCCACGCAAGTTCGGGCAACGCTCTTGAGCTCGCGCGTGGACTGCTCGCCAGGTTCGGCGACCTTCGCAGGCTTTCTGGTGTGGGTACGAGCGAGCTCTGCTCGGTGCCGGGACTGGGCAACGCGCGAGCCTCGAGGTTGGAGGCTGCCTGGGAGATTGGCCGCCGGGTCCATTCTCGGGAGCTCAAGCTCGGATGCGCCCTGACTTCGTCCGAGCAGGTGTTCAAACACTTCGGCCCCTTGCTATCGGAGCTCAAGCGCGAGCGTTTCTACGGCCTGCTGCTCGACAGCAAGAACCGGCTGTTGCGCAAGGCGATGATCTCGGAGGGCTCGCTGGGGGCCTCGTTGGTTCATCCCCGCGAGGCATTCCGCCCAGCGGTGTGCGAAGCTGCCGCCGCGGTGATTTTTATGCACAACCACCCCAGCGGAGATCCCGGTCCCAGCAGCGAAGACCGGCGTATCACGGCGCGCTTGAGGCGGGCCGGTGAAATCCTGGGCATACCGGTACTCGACCACGTGGTGGTGGGCCGAGACGGCTACTTTTCTTTCGCTGATTCCGGTTGGGAGTAGCCAGCCGGCTAACAGCCAGCCGTGCGCACTAGAAGGGTACGTCCGAGCCCGCGCCGGCTTCCGGCTGGGACGGGAAGCTGGGCACGTCGTCCCTGCTGTCCGAGCTGGCCCGCGGCGCGTCGCCATCGCTGCGTCCGCCCAGAAACTGGACGCGGTCGGCCACTATCTCGGTAGAGTAGCGGTCGTTTCCGTCCCTGTCCTGCCACTTGCGGGTCTGCAGGCGGCCTTCCACGTATACCGGGCGCCCTTTCTGCAGGTACTGCACGCAGTTTTCAGCCTGCCGGCCCCATACGACCACACTGTGCCACTCGGTGCGTTCCTGCCGCTCTCCCGACTGGTCGGTCCACACGTCGGTGGTGGCCATGCGCATGGTCGTGACGGCCTTGCCGCTGTTCGTGTTGCGCAATTCGGGGTCCTGCCCGAGATTTCCGATGAGAATTACCTTGTTTACTGATGCCATGGAGAGCCTCCTGATGCCTTTGTGGGAGGCTAGAGCCGGCCCTGCCCGTTGTCAATGATATGGCTGTGCTCAGTTGTGCAGGAAGCGCGCTGTAAAGAAAGCCCGCTGTGCAGGAAGACCGTTGCTGGTGGCAGGAGGCTTGTTCCCATCGCCGGGCGGTTATAAAATCGCGCAGCGGGACAGCCCGCGTGGTGGTTGTAGAGGGTGAACACAGCGCAGGCAGTACTGCTGGGGATCCTCCAGGGATTGACCGAGTTCCTACCGGTCTCCAGTTCCGGCCACCTGGTGCTGGCCCGCCGGCTGTTCGGCAGCTCTGTCGAGTCGCCCGTGGCCTTGGACGTCATGCTGCACGTGGGCACGCTGTTGGCCGTGCTGGGGTATTTCAGGGCTGACCTGCTGCGCCTGCTGCTGTCGCTGGGTGGTGGAGATTCGCCCGACCGGCGACAGGTCGGGCTGCTGGCCCTGGCCACCTTGCCCATAGTGGTCGTGGGCCTGCTGTTCGCCGCGCAGGTAGAGGCCGCGTTTTCGTCGCCGGCCGTGGTGGGCCTGTGCCTCTTGATTACAGCCTGCATGCTGGCCTGGGCCTCGAGGCTGGCGGCCGGGAGCAAGGGAGCCGATGCCATGCGGCCGCTGGACGCTCTGGTCATAGGCGCCCTGCAGGCGGTGGCCGTGTTGCCGGGCATATCGCGGGCCGGGGCCACGGTCACTGCCGGCCTGGGGCGAGGGCTCGACCGCGACCTGGCGGCCCGTTTTGCCTTCCTTTTGTCGATTCCGGCCATACTGGGCGCGGTAGTTTTCAAGCTCGACGAGCTGGTACACCTGCTTGATACGAGTTTCACGCCGGTGTTGGCAGGGGTCGCCGCGTCGGCCGTGACCGGCTGGCTGGCCATAGCAATAATGATGCGTGCCATCAGGAGGGGAAGGCTGCTGCCCTTTGCGCTATACTGCATTGTTACAGGCTGTTTGGGCCTGTACCTGGGAGTTTTGACTGGTAGTGGCTAAACGGCCCGCAAGGAACAGGAAGACCGAGTCGCGCCTCGTACACGAGGTGGAGGCAATACTGTGCTCGGCGCTCGGGGCTGCCCTGGCGCTGAGTTTCTACTCCTACTCACCCGATTCGCCCGCGACCAACCAGGTGGGCGTGGTGGGCTACACCGTGGCCCACGCACTGGTGCAGTGCTTCGGATACGCCAGCTACCTGTTTCCCGCGCTGCTCGTCGCCGGTGCCGTGGGCTTGTTTGCAAGGCAGACGGCCACCGTGTCGCCGGTGCGGCTGGTGGGCGCGGTTGCCCTGTTATTTGAGGGCGCCGTGGTCCTTGGTCTTTACCGGCAGGGGGTAGTGCCGACCGAAGCCGGCGGCTGGGTTGGTGGTTTTCTTTCTGCCTTGGCCAGGCAGGCCTTCGGTATGGTAGGCAGCTCGGTGATCCTGGCCGCGTTTGCCGGCTGGATTTTTATTATGCTCACCGGCGCCGCGCCTTCGCGGGTTCTCGCGCGCTTTGCCCTGTTGGTTCGCAGCGCGGTGCTGCGCGCGGGTAACTTCATGGGCGAGAAGATAGAGCGCGCGGCCTCGGGCCTGGGAGAGTTCGCGCGGGCGCACCGGCCTCGTATGCCGCGCATGCCGTCCCGCCCCGCCCCGCCCGCGGCGTTGTCGCGTAGCGAGCAGGTCGAGGAGCCGGCCGCGCCAATGGTCTTCTCCATAGATGACGAGCCCGACCTTGATGAGGCCGACACCGACGCGATTGGCTTCGGTGTCGATGAAGTTGCGGTCGACGTAGCTTCTAATGGCCACGCCGAACTCGAAGAGGGCAAGGCCCGGGCCATACTCGAGATCACCAGCAGCGCCGAGTCGGTGGCCGAGGCACGCCGGCGCATGAGCGAGGAATCGAAGGGCCGCGACAAGCAGGAGAAGTTTAACTTCAGCGTCGACGACAACGACTACAGTCTTCCCCCGGTCAATCTGCTGGGCGATCCCGACGAGGCCGACGTGGACGTCGACGAGGACACGCTGATAGCCTTGTCCAAGGTACTCGAGCAGAAGCTGTCTACCTTTGGGGTGTCGGGCAGCGTCACCGCGGTGCGCTCGGGCCCGGTTATTACCACTTACGAGTTCGAGCCCGACGCCGGCATCAAGGTGAGCCGCATAGTGAATCTCTGCGACGATCTGACCATGGCCCTGAGGGCCCACGGCGTGAGAATCGTGGCACCGATTCCGGGCAAGAACGTGGTAGGAATCGAGGTATCCAACCGTCACCGCGACCTCGTTGGCCTGCGTGACCTGATCGACTGCGAAGAGTTTCGCGGCCTGCCTTCGGCGCTGTCGGTGGTCGTGGGCAGGGACACCACGGGCGTGGCGCGTTACGCCGATCTGGCAAAGATGCCCCACCTGCTGATGGCTGGCGCTACGGGTTCGGGTAAATCGGTGGCACTGAACGCCATCATCATGAGCATCCTGTACAAGGCCACGCCGAGGGACGTGCGCTTCATAATGATCGACCCCAAGATGCTCGAGTTGTCGATCTACGAGGGCATTCCCCACTTGCTGGTACCGGTAGTGACCGACGTCCGGAAAGCTGCCGCCGCCCTGGCCAACGTCATGCGCGAGATGGACCGTCGCTTTGAGCTGATGAAGGAGCTCAAGGTTCGCAGTGTCGACGACTACAACGCGCGCGTGGCCGAGCAGCTCGAAGAAGAGTACGAAGAGTACGAGGAAGAAGAGGAAGAGCAGGAAGAGGAGCTCGAGCTTGCCGAGGGCGAAGAGTACGAGGAAGAAGAGGAAGAGGAAGGAGAGGAAGAGTACGAGGAAGGAGAGGAAGAGGAAGAAGAGGAGTACGAGCTCGAAGAAGAAAGCCCGCACGAGCATCTTCCCCGGGTGGTGGTCGTGGTGGACGAGCTTGCTGACCTGATGATGGTGGTGGGCCGCGAGGTCGAAGAGTCGATCACGCGCCTGGCGCAAAAGGCGCGGGCGGCGGGTATACACCTGATACTGGCCACGCAGCGGCCTTCGGTCGACGTAATTACCGGGCTGATCAAGGCCAACTTTCCCGCGCGCATTTCTTTCCAGGTCACCTCGCGGCATGACTCCAAGACCATTCTCGACGGCGTCGGGGCTGAGCGCCTGCTGGGCATGGGCGACATGCTCTACATGGCTCCCGGCACTTCGTTCCTGGCGCGTCTGCACGGGGCCTTCATCAGCGATCGCGAGATCGATGAGGTCGTTGAGTTCATTAAGGAGCAGGGCGATCCGCAGTACCAGATGGAGCTGCTCGACAGCCAGTCGGGCGACGACGAGGACGAGGGCGAACCGGACTTCTTCGATGAGCTCTACGACAAGGCCGTTGACGTGGTTACCCGCCACGGGCAGGGTTCTACGTCGTGGGTACAGCGGCAACTGGGAGTCGGTTACAACCGTGCGGCGCGCATCATGGAACAGATGGAGCGCGACGGAGTGGTGGGTCCGGCCGACGGGTCGCGGCCGCGACAGGTGTTGGCCCAGGCCATACCGCCTGCCTGACTGCCCGCTTCGTATCGCTGGCCCTGCTGGCGGCGCTGCTACTGACTGCGCCGGCTGTTTCGTCGGCCGTTTCTTCTGCCGACGCGCACGACATGCTGTCCTGCTACGGAGAGTTCTGGCGCAACACGACCACGCTCGCGGCCGATTTTTCGCAGGCCGTGCACGTGCCGGGCATACAGGAGCCCGTGCGTACCGGCGGCCGGTTTTATTTTGCGGCGCCCGATCATTTTCGCTGGGATTACACCGCCGGCGAACGGCAGACAGTGGTAGGCGACGGCACCTCGCTGTGGATACACCAGCACGAGCTCGAGCAGGTCTACCGGCTTGACTACGGGCGCGCTTTTGGCGGCGGGGGCCTGGTGGCGCTGATGGGCAACACCGACTTGCTCGAGT
This genomic window from Candidatus Binatota bacterium contains:
- the moaC gene encoding cyclic pyranopterin monophosphate synthase MoaC; the encoded protein is MKFGGGLQAGERGLKEFSHTDEKGRVRMVDVSGKDATRREAVAAAELQMQPSTLERILAGDLPKGDVLAVARTAGIMAAKQTHTLIPMCHQLGLDSVSVDFETDPERPGVLCLQATAVVNGRTGVEMEALLAATLAGLTVYDMCKAVDRGMVLGEVRLLEKSGGRSGHYQRA
- a CDS encoding JAB domain-containing protein, with amino-acid sequence MSHAAPKHTWLNSEAPRERLREVGAAALSDGELLALLAGSGHASSGNALELARGLLARFGDLRRLSGVGTSELCSVPGLGNARASRLEAAWEIGRRVHSRELKLGCALTSSEQVFKHFGPLLSELKRERFYGLLLDSKNRLLRKAMISEGSLGASLVHPREAFRPAVCEAAAAVIFMHNHPSGDPGPSSEDRRITARLRRAGEILGIPVLDHVVVGRDGYFSFADSGWE
- a CDS encoding single-stranded DNA-binding protein; translation: MASVNKVILIGNLGQDPELRNTNSGKAVTTMRMATTDVWTDQSGERQERTEWHSVVVWGRQAENCVQYLQKGRPVYVEGRLQTRKWQDRDGNDRYSTEIVADRVQFLGGRSDGDAPRASSDSRDDVPSFPSQPEAGAGSDVPF
- a CDS encoding undecaprenyl-diphosphate phosphatase — protein: MNTAQAVLLGILQGLTEFLPVSSSGHLVLARRLFGSSVESPVALDVMLHVGTLLAVLGYFRADLLRLLLSLGGGDSPDRRQVGLLALATLPIVVVGLLFAAQVEAAFSSPAVVGLCLLITACMLAWASRLAAGSKGADAMRPLDALVIGALQAVAVLPGISRAGATVTAGLGRGLDRDLAARFAFLLSIPAILGAVVFKLDELVHLLDTSFTPVLAGVAASAVTGWLAIAIMMRAIRRGRLLPFALYCIVTGCLGLYLGVLTGSG
- a CDS encoding DNA translocase FtsK, translating into MAKRPARNRKTESRLVHEVEAILCSALGAALALSFYSYSPDSPATNQVGVVGYTVAHALVQCFGYASYLFPALLVAGAVGLFARQTATVSPVRLVGAVALLFEGAVVLGLYRQGVVPTEAGGWVGGFLSALARQAFGMVGSSVILAAFAGWIFIMLTGAAPSRVLARFALLVRSAVLRAGNFMGEKIERAASGLGEFARAHRPRMPRMPSRPAPPAALSRSEQVEEPAAPMVFSIDDEPDLDEADTDAIGFGVDEVAVDVASNGHAELEEGKARAILEITSSAESVAEARRRMSEESKGRDKQEKFNFSVDDNDYSLPPVNLLGDPDEADVDVDEDTLIALSKVLEQKLSTFGVSGSVTAVRSGPVITTYEFEPDAGIKVSRIVNLCDDLTMALRAHGVRIVAPIPGKNVVGIEVSNRHRDLVGLRDLIDCEEFRGLPSALSVVVGRDTTGVARYADLAKMPHLLMAGATGSGKSVALNAIIMSILYKATPRDVRFIMIDPKMLELSIYEGIPHLLVPVVTDVRKAAAALANVMREMDRRFELMKELKVRSVDDYNARVAEQLEEEYEEYEEEEEEQEEELELAEGEEYEEEEEEEGEEEYEEGEEEEEEEYELEEESPHEHLPRVVVVVDELADLMMVVGREVEESITRLAQKARAAGIHLILATQRPSVDVITGLIKANFPARISFQVTSRHDSKTILDGVGAERLLGMGDMLYMAPGTSFLARLHGAFISDREIDEVVEFIKEQGDPQYQMELLDSQSGDDEDEGEPDFFDELYDKAVDVVTRHGQGSTSWVQRQLGVGYNRAARIMEQMERDGVVGPADGSRPRQVLAQAIPPA